A portion of the Bacillus sp. es.034 genome contains these proteins:
- a CDS encoding MerR family transcriptional regulator — protein MRVYKVSEFSRMTGLSKETLRYYAEVKLLEPVYIDPANNYRYYDNGSYLVGRLLVYLRRFNFTIQEMLTVVNDESFENLEELIKAKKRGLEAEIERIQTVIQEMEDFFEMGMEDGRDDYMA, from the coding sequence ATGAGGGTGTACAAAGTAAGCGAGTTTTCCAGGATGACAGGACTGAGTAAGGAAACACTGAGGTACTATGCAGAGGTCAAGCTACTTGAACCAGTGTATATCGATCCTGCAAACAACTATCGCTATTATGATAATGGATCTTATCTCGTAGGTCGATTACTTGTTTACTTGAGGAGGTTTAACTTTACCATCCAGGAGATGCTCACCGTCGTGAATGATGAATCATTTGAAAATCTGGAGGAGTTGATCAAGGCGAAAAAGCGGGGGCTGGAAGCTGAAATTGAACGTATACAAACTGTGATTCAGGAAATGGAAGATTTCTTTGAAATGGGAATGGAGGACGGAAGAGATGATTACATGGCATGA
- the mnmH gene encoding tRNA 2-selenouridine(34) synthase MnmH — protein sequence MFKDLSIDQCDLDKYTFVDVRSPSEYREMTIPGSLNIPVFDDVERAEVGTLYKQVSKEVATERGLEIFSGKLPRFINEFRKLEGEIVVFCWRGGMRSKAAATFLDLMGIRTSRIPGGVRAYRHWVLKGLENIDMKPASFVLNGGTGTGKTAILKKLQEEGYPVLDIEGLANHRGSIFGEIGLTANNQKTFDSLLLRELMKKQGSPFLLFEAESKRIGKVLLPDFLIQEKEEAFHIFIEMPMKERVRHILDEYRLHEHHEEFVKAFRSIKRRIHSPVANEIEAELQKGNYERILELLIEYYYDPRYLHMWNQYPEDRKTTVKVHSIEEAYQEIKKLLPEKSPLVSNH from the coding sequence ATGTTCAAAGATCTATCGATCGATCAATGCGATTTAGATAAGTATACATTCGTGGACGTACGGTCTCCTTCTGAGTACAGGGAAATGACGATTCCGGGCAGCCTGAATATACCCGTTTTCGATGATGTAGAAAGAGCAGAAGTAGGGACATTATATAAGCAGGTGAGTAAGGAAGTGGCGACGGAACGGGGACTGGAGATTTTTTCAGGTAAGCTTCCCCGATTCATTAACGAATTCAGGAAACTTGAGGGTGAAATCGTCGTGTTTTGCTGGCGGGGTGGCATGCGAAGTAAAGCAGCCGCCACTTTCCTTGACCTGATGGGGATCAGGACTTCCCGGATTCCGGGAGGAGTCAGGGCTTATCGCCACTGGGTGTTGAAGGGGCTTGAAAATATTGACATGAAGCCTGCTTCTTTTGTACTGAACGGCGGGACAGGCACCGGAAAGACCGCGATCTTGAAGAAGCTTCAAGAAGAAGGATATCCGGTTCTTGATATAGAAGGCCTCGCCAACCATAGAGGGTCCATATTCGGGGAAATCGGACTTACGGCCAACAACCAGAAAACATTCGATTCTCTCCTCCTTCGGGAACTGATGAAGAAGCAAGGTTCTCCTTTTCTGTTATTTGAAGCGGAAAGTAAGCGGATTGGAAAGGTTCTCCTTCCTGATTTTCTCATTCAGGAGAAGGAAGAGGCATTTCATATCTTTATCGAAATGCCCATGAAAGAGAGGGTCCGGCATATTTTAGACGAGTACCGCCTCCACGAACACCATGAAGAGTTTGTAAAAGCATTCAGGTCCATCAAGCGGAGGATTCACAGTCCGGTTGCAAATGAAATAGAGGCTGAGCTGCAGAAGGGAAACTATGAACGGATATTGGAACTGCTCATCGAATACTATTATGATCCGAGGTACTTACATATGTGGAATCAATATCCTGAGGATCGAAAGACCACGGTTAAGGTGCATTCAATCGAAGAAGCATACCAAGAGATCAAGAAGCTTCTTCCTGAAAAAAGCCCCTTGGTTTCCAATCACTGA